From a single Mycolicibacterium moriokaense genomic region:
- a CDS encoding amino acid ABC transporter substrate-binding protein/permease produces MRVACVRDRRDPHRLVVLLAAILIALLGIGLLNPSNAYAQDDDAYVIATDTTFAPFEFQDEQGNFVGIDMDLIREIAKDQGFEVDIKPLGFDAALQAVQANQVDGVIAGMSITDERKKVFDFSDPYFESGVQMAVLATNDDIKGYEDLAGERVAVKNGTEGAAFAESIKDKYGFETVYFADSSSMYDEVKTGNSVAVFDDYPVLAYGIKQGNGLKTVTPKEKGASYGFAVNKGRNAELLSKFNAGLKNLKESGRYQEVLDTYLGSDAATADNSFFGLLKSTFPLLMEGLKMTVILTIISIACALVLGVIFGLMRVSRAIWLRAIGTTFVDIFRGTPLLVQAFFIYFGIPAALSFEMSAFTAGIITLSLNAGAYMTEIVRGGILSVDKGQMEASRSLGVGYLPTMRKVILPQAIRTMIPSYINQFVITLKDTSILSVIGIAELTQTGRIIIARNFQSFQMWLIIGIIYFIVIMALTKLSDRLEKRINK; encoded by the coding sequence ATGCGAGTCGCGTGTGTGAGAGATAGAAGGGACCCGCATCGATTGGTGGTCCTGCTTGCGGCGATCCTCATAGCGCTCCTCGGTATCGGGCTGCTGAACCCGTCAAACGCGTACGCGCAAGACGACGATGCTTACGTCATCGCCACCGATACGACGTTCGCCCCGTTCGAATTCCAGGACGAGCAGGGCAATTTCGTCGGTATCGACATGGACCTCATCCGCGAGATCGCCAAGGACCAGGGCTTCGAGGTCGACATCAAACCGTTGGGCTTCGACGCGGCACTGCAAGCGGTGCAAGCCAATCAGGTCGACGGCGTCATCGCGGGCATGTCCATCACCGACGAACGCAAGAAGGTGTTCGACTTCTCCGACCCGTATTTCGAGTCCGGCGTCCAGATGGCGGTGCTGGCGACCAACGACGACATCAAGGGTTACGAAGACCTTGCCGGCGAACGCGTGGCCGTGAAGAACGGCACCGAAGGCGCGGCGTTCGCCGAGTCGATCAAGGACAAGTACGGCTTCGAGACCGTGTACTTCGCCGACTCCTCGTCGATGTACGACGAGGTGAAGACCGGCAACTCCGTCGCCGTCTTCGACGACTACCCGGTCCTCGCCTACGGCATCAAGCAGGGCAACGGCCTGAAGACGGTGACACCGAAGGAGAAGGGGGCCAGCTACGGGTTCGCGGTCAACAAGGGCCGCAACGCCGAACTGCTGTCCAAGTTCAACGCCGGCCTGAAGAACCTCAAAGAGTCCGGCCGCTACCAGGAAGTGCTCGACACCTATCTCGGCAGCGACGCTGCAACCGCAGACAACTCGTTCTTCGGCCTGCTGAAGAGCACCTTCCCGCTGTTGATGGAAGGCCTGAAGATGACCGTCATCCTGACGATCATCTCGATCGCGTGCGCGTTGGTGCTCGGCGTGATCTTCGGCCTGATGCGGGTATCCCGGGCGATCTGGCTGCGTGCGATCGGCACCACCTTCGTCGACATCTTCCGTGGCACACCGCTTCTGGTGCAGGCGTTCTTCATCTACTTCGGCATCCCCGCCGCGCTGAGCTTCGAGATGTCGGCGTTCACCGCAGGCATCATCACCCTGTCGCTGAACGCGGGTGCGTACATGACCGAGATCGTGCGCGGCGGCATCCTGTCCGTCGACAAGGGTCAGATGGAGGCATCCCGCAGCCTGGGTGTCGGATATCTGCCAACGATGCGCAAAGTGATTCTGCCGCAGGCGATCCGGACGATGATCCCGTCGTACATCAACCAGTTCGTCATCACCCTGAAGGACACCTCGATCCTGTCGGTCATCGGCATCGCCGAGCTGACCCAGACGGGCCGGATCATCATCGCCCGCAACTTCCAGTCGTTCCAGATGTGGCTGATCATCGGCATCATCTACTTCATTGTCATCATGGCGCTGACCAAACTCTCGGATCGGCTCGAGAAGAGGATCAATAAGTAA
- a CDS encoding peptide chain release factor 3 — MTDNALAAAPTAEPSPPGRIAAEAGRRRTFAVISHPDAGKSTLTEALALHARAITEAGAVHGKAGRRSTVSDWMEMEKARGISITSTALQFPYRDCVVNLLDTPGHADFSEDTYRVLTAVDCAVMLIDAAKGLEPQTLKLFQVCKHRGIPIITVINKWDRPGRHALELIDEIQSRIGLRPTPLTWPVGIAGDFKGVLDRRSGNFIRFTRTAGGATVAPEEHIAACDASEAAGVDWGTAVEESELLSADGADYDRETFLSGEATPTLFTSAALNFGVNQLLDVLVDLAPSPSGAVDVDGVLRAVESPFSAFVFKVQAGMDSAHRDRIAYARVVSGTFERGDVLTHAATGKPFVTKYAQSVFGQQRSTLDTAWPGDVIGLANAAALRPGDTLYLGEPVQYPPIPSFSPEHFAVARGMDPSKHKQFRRGIEQLEQEGVVQVLRSDRRGEQAPVLAAVGPMQFEVATHRMATEFSSPISLESLPYQVARIVDPADVEFMSKQVSSEVLTRTDGVILVLFSTPWRLEGFQRDNPDIKLGSLVAAEG; from the coding sequence ATGACCGACAACGCCCTGGCCGCTGCGCCGACCGCCGAACCCTCTCCACCTGGCCGGATAGCCGCGGAGGCGGGCCGGCGGCGGACGTTTGCCGTCATCAGCCATCCCGACGCCGGCAAGTCGACGCTAACCGAGGCGCTGGCGCTGCATGCCCGCGCGATCACCGAGGCGGGAGCGGTGCACGGCAAGGCGGGTCGTCGGTCGACGGTGTCGGACTGGATGGAGATGGAGAAGGCCAGGGGCATCTCGATCACGTCGACGGCGTTGCAGTTCCCGTACCGCGACTGCGTCGTCAACCTGCTCGACACCCCGGGTCACGCCGACTTCTCGGAGGACACCTACCGGGTGCTGACGGCGGTGGACTGCGCGGTGATGCTCATCGACGCGGCGAAAGGTCTTGAGCCGCAGACGTTGAAGCTGTTCCAGGTGTGTAAGCACCGCGGGATTCCGATCATCACGGTGATCAACAAGTGGGACCGGCCCGGGCGCCATGCCCTGGAACTGATCGACGAGATCCAGTCGCGGATCGGGCTGCGGCCCACTCCCCTGACGTGGCCGGTGGGTATCGCCGGGGATTTCAAGGGGGTGCTGGACCGCCGGTCCGGCAACTTCATTCGGTTCACGAGGACTGCGGGCGGGGCCACGGTGGCGCCCGAGGAGCACATCGCGGCTTGTGATGCTTCCGAGGCGGCGGGGGTTGATTGGGGAACCGCCGTCGAGGAGTCGGAGCTGTTGTCTGCGGACGGCGCCGACTACGACCGCGAGACGTTCTTGAGCGGTGAGGCGACCCCGACGCTGTTCACGTCGGCAGCGTTGAACTTCGGGGTGAATCAGCTGCTCGATGTGTTGGTCGATTTGGCGCCGTCGCCGAGTGGGGCGGTCGATGTCGACGGGGTGTTGCGCGCGGTCGAATCACCTTTCAGCGCTTTCGTTTTCAAGGTGCAGGCCGGGATGGATTCCGCGCATCGGGATCGGATCGCGTATGCGCGGGTGGTGTCGGGGACCTTCGAGCGCGGGGATGTGCTGACCCATGCGGCGACGGGTAAGCCGTTCGTGACAAAGTATGCGCAGTCCGTGTTCGGGCAGCAGCGTTCGACGTTGGACACGGCGTGGCCAGGTGATGTGATCGGGTTGGCCAACGCGGCGGCGCTGCGTCCGGGTGACACGTTGTATCTCGGTGAGCCGGTGCAGTATCCGCCGATTCCGAGCTTCTCGCCCGAGCATTTCGCGGTGGCTCGTGGGATGGATCCGAGTAAGCACAAGCAGTTTCGGCGTGGGATCGAGCAGTTGGAGCAGGAGGGCGTGGTGCAGGTGCTGCGCTCGGACCGGCGCGGGGAGCAGGCGCCGGTGCTGGCGGCGGTCGGGCCGATGCAGTTCGAGGTGGCAACGCATCGGATGGCGACGGAGTTCAGCTCGCCGATCTCGTTGGAGTCCTTGCCGTATCAGGTCGCGCGGATCGTGGACCCGGCCGACGTCGAGTTCATGAGCAAGCAGGTGTCCTCGGAAGTGCTGACGCGCACCGACGGCGTCATCCTCGTGCTGTTCTCCACGCCGTGGCGGCTGGAGGGCTTCCAGCGCGACAACCCCGACATCAAGCTGGGGTCGCTAGTGGCGGCGGAGGGATAG
- a CDS encoding serine hydrolase domain-containing protein produces MGFERIDDLLNGVTADGSLHGIAATIVSRDGVLYEGAAGDARPDSMFRNASMTKAVATTAALQLVEQGRIDLDAPAASIVPEFGELQVLDGFDGDKPVLRAPKTQATVRQLMNHTAGCAYHFLNEKLYKYCTEQGFPTPLDGKKQSISAPLVHDPGTIWEYGVNTDWVGQIVEAVSGQTLGGYLAENVWGPLGMTDSTFSPTDEQRARALPVYSRLPDGSVAPTEVDLSVDQEWDSAGHGSYGTIADYGRFVRAWVNGGELDGTRILNEETVELALQDHLDGVPLPAKLVPTVPELANPVELLPVPQGWGLGFHVYSIDLPGMRRAGSGDWSGLFNTFFWIDRKAGIGAVIGTQLLPFFDGKMIETILGFEAAVYAELGAAVT; encoded by the coding sequence ATGGGATTTGAGCGAATCGACGACCTACTTAACGGCGTTACGGCCGACGGGTCGCTGCATGGCATCGCCGCCACAATCGTCAGCCGTGACGGCGTGCTCTACGAGGGCGCGGCCGGGGATGCCCGGCCCGACTCCATGTTCCGCAACGCGTCGATGACGAAGGCCGTCGCGACCACCGCGGCGCTGCAGCTCGTCGAGCAGGGCCGCATCGACCTCGACGCCCCAGCGGCCTCAATCGTGCCCGAGTTCGGCGAGCTCCAGGTGCTCGACGGCTTCGACGGCGACAAGCCGGTCTTACGCGCGCCCAAGACGCAGGCGACCGTCCGCCAGCTGATGAACCACACGGCCGGGTGCGCCTACCACTTCCTCAACGAGAAGCTGTACAAGTACTGCACTGAACAAGGCTTTCCCACCCCGCTCGACGGGAAGAAGCAGAGCATCAGCGCGCCGCTGGTCCACGACCCCGGCACCATCTGGGAGTACGGCGTCAACACCGACTGGGTCGGCCAGATCGTCGAGGCCGTCAGCGGCCAGACGCTGGGCGGCTATCTCGCCGAGAACGTTTGGGGCCCACTCGGCATGACCGACTCCACGTTCAGCCCGACGGACGAGCAGCGCGCGCGGGCGCTGCCGGTCTACTCGCGGCTGCCGGATGGCAGCGTGGCGCCGACCGAGGTCGACCTGTCGGTCGACCAGGAGTGGGACTCGGCCGGCCACGGCTCCTACGGGACGATCGCCGACTACGGGCGTTTCGTGCGTGCGTGGGTCAACGGCGGCGAGCTCGACGGCACACGCATCCTCAACGAGGAGACCGTGGAGCTCGCGTTGCAGGATCACCTCGACGGGGTGCCACTGCCGGCGAAGCTGGTGCCCACCGTCCCCGAACTGGCCAACCCGGTCGAGCTGCTCCCCGTGCCTCAGGGGTGGGGGCTCGGGTTTCACGTGTACTCGATCGATCTGCCGGGCATGCGCAGGGCCGGCTCGGGCGACTGGTCGGGTCTGTTCAACACCTTCTTCTGGATCGACCGCAAAGCGGGGATCGGCGCCGTGATCGGGACGCAGCTGTTGCCGTTCTTCGACGGCAAGATGATCGAGACGATCCTCGGCTTCGAGGCCGCGGTCTACGCGGAGCTCGGCGCCGCGGTCACCTGA
- a CDS encoding esterase, translated as MKTRHLVVAAAVILAAAACDSSSEPAATSEAVTTPPSASTSEAATTSAAPTTTAAASSACTELKGTVGDDNLCTVHTETPNYTIDMSFPIDYPDQAAIVDVLIKQRDGFIALVEEPPVRDVPKALDIKSQTYRSGSPASGTESLVFEEYSNFGGAHPVTSYNALNFDLGKKAPITFETLFKPGSDPVAVLDPLVKAELTKQLPGAPIDDNPIGAEMYKNFALTDDAVLFFISQGQWTISAAGAQKVSIPRSELASILA; from the coding sequence ATGAAGACTCGGCACCTCGTGGTTGCGGCCGCGGTGATCCTCGCCGCGGCGGCGTGCGACAGCTCCTCCGAGCCGGCAGCAACCTCCGAGGCGGTGACGACGCCGCCGAGCGCCTCGACATCGGAAGCAGCTACCACGTCCGCCGCGCCGACCACGACGGCTGCCGCCTCTTCGGCGTGCACGGAGCTCAAGGGCACGGTGGGTGACGACAACCTCTGCACGGTCCACACCGAGACGCCCAACTACACGATCGACATGAGCTTCCCCATCGACTACCCGGACCAAGCCGCGATAGTCGACGTGCTGATCAAACAGCGCGACGGGTTCATCGCGCTGGTCGAGGAGCCGCCGGTGCGCGATGTGCCGAAGGCGCTCGATATCAAGTCGCAGACGTACCGGTCGGGAAGTCCGGCGTCCGGCACCGAGAGCCTGGTGTTCGAGGAGTACAGCAACTTCGGCGGCGCCCACCCGGTGACGAGCTACAACGCGTTGAACTTCGATCTCGGCAAGAAGGCGCCGATCACGTTCGAGACGTTGTTCAAGCCGGGGTCCGACCCCGTCGCGGTGCTCGATCCGCTGGTGAAGGCCGAGTTGACGAAGCAGTTGCCGGGGGCGCCCATCGACGACAATCCAATCGGCGCGGAGATGTACAAGAACTTCGCCCTGACCGATGACGCGGTGCTCTTCTTCATCAGCCAAGGCCAATGGACGATCTCGGCGGCCGGAGCGCAGAAGGTGTCGATACCCCGCAGCGAACTGGCGTCGATCTTGGCCTGA
- a CDS encoding type II toxin-antitoxin system Phd/YefM family antitoxin, with translation MFTVASRELRNDTAGVLRRVQAGEEVTITVNGRPVAVITAAESRRRRWVSKAELVKRLETSQADPALREDLTKLAGEITGELDEL, from the coding sequence ATGTTTACGGTGGCCTCCCGCGAACTGCGAAACGACACAGCGGGTGTGCTTCGCCGGGTTCAGGCGGGCGAAGAGGTGACGATCACTGTCAATGGGCGTCCAGTTGCGGTGATCACCGCTGCGGAATCGAGGCGTCGGCGATGGGTGTCGAAAGCGGAATTGGTGAAGCGGCTTGAGACCAGTCAGGCGGACCCTGCTTTGCGCGAGGACCTCACGAAACTCGCCGGTGAAATCACGGGCGAACTCGACGAATTATGA
- a CDS encoding amino acid ABC transporter ATP-binding protein, giving the protein MTQLVPEAAAAEPEGTVKIRIEGLKKSFGELNVLNGIDTTISKGEVVCVIGPSGSGKSTFLRCLNKLEDITEGKVVVDEYDLTDKKVDLDKVRQHIGMVFQHFNLFPHMTVIDNVTMAPLLTKKMDKAAAEKKALELLDQVGLKEKAHVKPSTLSGGQKQRVAIARALAMNPSIMLFDEATSALDPEMVGDVLEVLRALAAGGMTMVVVTHEMGFAREVASRVLFMDGGKIVEDAPPAELFDNPKHPRLQEFLSKVL; this is encoded by the coding sequence ATGACGCAACTAGTACCGGAGGCCGCGGCCGCCGAACCCGAAGGCACCGTAAAGATCCGCATCGAGGGACTCAAGAAGTCGTTCGGCGAACTGAACGTTCTCAACGGTATTGACACGACGATCAGCAAGGGCGAGGTGGTCTGCGTCATCGGCCCTTCGGGATCGGGTAAGTCGACGTTCCTGCGGTGCCTGAACAAGCTGGAGGACATCACCGAAGGCAAGGTTGTGGTCGACGAGTACGACCTGACCGACAAGAAGGTCGACCTCGACAAGGTCCGCCAGCACATCGGCATGGTGTTCCAACACTTCAACCTCTTCCCACATATGACCGTGATCGACAACGTCACCATGGCGCCGCTGCTGACGAAGAAGATGGACAAGGCAGCCGCGGAGAAGAAGGCGCTCGAACTTCTGGATCAGGTGGGGCTCAAGGAGAAGGCGCACGTGAAGCCGTCGACGTTGTCGGGCGGTCAGAAGCAGCGCGTCGCGATCGCCAGAGCGTTGGCGATGAACCCGTCGATCATGTTGTTCGACGAGGCCACCAGCGCGCTGGACCCCGAGATGGTCGGTGACGTGCTCGAGGTGCTGCGTGCACTCGCCGCGGGTGGGATGACGATGGTCGTCGTCACCCACGAGATGGGCTTCGCGCGGGAAGTCGCCTCCCGGGTGCTGTTCATGGACGGCGGCAAGATCGTCGAGGACGCCCCGCCGGCCGAACTCTTCGACAACCCCAAACATCCACGGCTGCAGGAGTTTCTGTCGAAGGTGCTGTAG